The genomic window CCCGGATCTTTCGCGGTTTGTGAGTGTAGCGAGAATGTTGGAAGAGTTTCTGTTGGAGGCTGCTGCGAGTGATGCTGGTTTAAGGGTAGGAACATTCAAGGAACTAGCAGAAATTGCAGTTGCTGCGTCTTGTGATGTGCTGAGTTACTCTGATGGAATATACAGAGCGATTGATGTTTACTTGGAGAGGCATAGAGACTTGATTGAATCGGAGAAGATGGAAGCTTGTAGGTTTCTTCATTGTAAGAAACTTTCACCCGAGGCTTGTGAACATGCTTCAAAGAACGAGAAGCTTCCATTGAGGATTGTTatgcaagttttgtttgtttctcagATGCAGATTCGGGATAAGGTGGCTAGAGAAATGAAAGGTGTAGTGGAGAGAACAGAAAATCAAGTAGATGAAGTGGAGAGTATGAGTAAGAAGTTGTTAAAGCTCGAGATAGAACCTGATTacatgaagaaaagaaagattgagaATCTTGAATGTGTTGTTCATtgcgagaagaagaagacaagtgTGTGGAGAGAAGTAAAGAGGAAGTTTGGTTGTATGACTTCTTCTACCATGGATGCTTGCAGTTGTCATatcaagaagaggaagacttATCATAGCTACAAATAACAAAGGatcactcttttgttttgttagaaTTTGCTTTTTGTTCAATTTAAATTCctctgttctgttctgtttttgctctgttttgttgaACCCTTCGTtaaaatactctgtttttcgcGGAGGTACCTCTCCTAATGAACCTCATTCGGAAatgtaaaacataaaatttggaaaacaaacaaatatcaaatttcaaacgCTCTTCACATAAAATCCGAGAAATACACCAAATCTCACAGAGATCAAATCTGTTTCAACTCAAGATCAATTATCACAAATCAAACACGAGAATAACTTCTGAACAAAAGACTTAGGAGTCGAGTGACGAGTAGATCCTTTAGAAAGATCAACGATCTCATGCTCATCACGGCCTTCTTCTTTAGCCTTCTTGGACTCACCATGGAATCTAGTGAAAGCTTCTTCTACGTACCTAGCCGCATCCAAAACCTTCATTTTATCTGCGAGCTTAAACGGGTAAATGTCTTTGATATGATCTCCTTTTAGTACAGCCGCTGCTTGAATCAGTTCGATTTGAAAATCAGTGagatcttcgtcttcttcttgtgttcCAATGTCTATGTCTCTTGCCCTAGGAAGTTCCGGTAATGTGACTGTGTAATAATCCAAAAACTCATTAAACATATATTGCGTTTAATATGGACTATATAAccaactatatattttaccGGGGCAGTCCGTCCTTGGGCTGGTCCGGTTGATGACAGCATCGAGTGTTCCAGCCCATTCGTCACGCTTTGTAAGAAAGCTCTTGAGGTTGAATATTTTCTTCAGTGTTGCCGGAATTGATGAATGTTCGAACTGCGACGTTGGCTCTGGTCCATTTGGCTCGTGTAACACTAAAAAATAATGTCATCACCAGTAAATTATTATAACCGGTTTTGACCAACATGACAATACCACACTAAAGTCTAAACTAACACAACTCGGTTCCAATTCAAAACATACGTACCCGTTCCAGGTTCGATCCAAGGCGAGATTAGCAAAGCAGGAACCCTAACACCAAGCCGGTCAAACTTAAAGTTATAGGGCTCAGGTCCAACTAGACCATCAGGATTTGGGACACCAATGACTGGAGTAGGGACGTGGTCATAATAACCACCATGTTCATCATAAACAACAACGAAGAGAATCTCGTTCCACTGAGGACTAGCTCTTAAGGCTTCGTAGATTTCTTTGACTAGATTTTGGCCTtcaacgacgtcgtttttgGGATGGTCATCATTAGCTGGAGCCGACAAAATCTTGAAGTACCTTGGTTCTATAACCACATAGTTTGGAAGCTTCCCTTCTTTGCAATGCCTCTTGAAGCTTAAGTGGTATTGATGGAAGTTGTCCACGTACTTCAGTTTCCTCATGTTCCTAATTTAAATATGAGTCTTAGCGATTAAGTTATTACATTTTACACTAATCACTTTTAATGAGtattaaaaaagtattaacTAAACGTAAATTTTTTCCGTGGACAGTTGGACACATGCAAAAACCTAATCGAATCTCTCTCTGTCATCCGAAAggttaaaaatcaaatatcaagATTAGTAATCCCgttaataaaccaaaatatttctagaaatcattttcttcttcttttttcttataattcaaaaatattccAAGCAACTACTCCACTTTCTTATAAACAACAAATAGAAAGATTTCAGGCATGTGGCAAATACCTAGGACATGCTCATTACAGGAAGCTTtttcaacaataaaataaaataaaactcaatcatggagaatttaaattcattttctttatgtttcaATTAAGTAGACATTGCAATCCAGGTGTCAtcaccttctttttttttaagatgtCACTACAATTCATCGGTTCATCATTATCTAccatatgttttttcttaaaacatatattcgTATTCGATTTTTTCCTACACTAAAATCATAATTCGTAACTTTGAATTTTACTTTTctaattatatgaaatttaaaacaaaaagaaataccAATTATTACCTGTAAAAGAGGCAATTAGGAAAGGATTGGTAATAAATTCCAAATGTGAAACCGCTCTCTTCAAGTGATTCGAACACTGTCCTCTGAGGAAAGCCACGAACAAGCGTGTTAGTGTCATTACTAAACGCACCGTTTGATGTCGCCGCGTGGACGTAGAGTCGGTTAGGCTGCGTGGACGAGGGCAACGACGAGAACCACCGATCGCAGACAGCGAATTCTTGAACTAGTTCCTTGAATACCGGAAGTTTCTCCGGCGGAAAACCTTGCATCACTACTTTCTCCGACATCCCTTTTGTTATCGCCTCTGCGTTTTGTACGAACCCGTTCATCTTCGGATCCGGGTACGGACTCTCGTCGCTGAATGGTTTTCCAAACACTTGTTCGTAGATCGCCTGAAATTCAATGATCGTCGATAAACCACTCTATCAATTTCCCGGTTTAGATCCCGAACCGAATTATTTAAGAAGATATTTATGGTTCAGTAGACCGGTTAAGAAGTGTATATTTCTATACAAAATTAACGATGATTTGGAACTAAACCGGAGTTGTACCTGAAAAGAGTGACCGGGATCAGGATCAATGTTCTGAGATTCTTTGCCGAAGAAGATTTGAGCAGAGTTCGGGTCAGATGTAGAAAGTGGGTTGGATCTTGGTTCGGATTCGGATACTCCATCGATTTCTGGGTTAAGCTCCTTGAACCAACCTAACATGTGATCGAACGACCTGTTCTCCTGAACCAAAACGACGATGGTTTTGATCGGAGAAGCCGATGAGCCACCACCAGAGCTCGTTTCCTCCACCAtacttcttttacttttttagaaCAGAAATTTTGACTTGTGTAGTTGTTTTCCCTCTCTGTCTATCTCTCATAATTAGCTGTGTCCGTCTAAATGGTAGCCTTATTATATACTGGTAACTAAACGATgtgtatttaatttattttatatgattagtAAATCACATAAATGGTATAGTCTTAAACTTTTACATGTATATGATTGTTTGCAAAACTCTTGGGCCCGGGAGTGTATTCAATCTTCTATTTTGAATGATTTaagttattttaaatttttatataattttgaagaatttggGTGAATTTAAGGAAGTTGTTatgatttattataaaattttctcaaaatttacCTAAAATCATGAGACTTAAAATTctgtattttttaattaaggaAATTCACTAAAATTCATTTAAGTctcttaaaattattaaatctaatttttaaaatatttttaataaaaaaaaattaatgtagattttaaaatcacaaatttaataacattagatttcataaaacttttaaaaatctataattaataacattagATCTATtattttaacacaaaaacacttaaatatttgattgaatacaccttgtttcattttttgttgtcacCTTAAAAACTCTGCCTCAAgattaaaaaactatttttctatatactATCAATCATATACATTCGAATCAACTCAGTGATCTTtgcatataaataaaacatagacGGTGAATTTTGGATATCGTCACATTTGTTTACTCTCACGTTCGGTGAGGTGGCAGAAGAAATTACTCATCTTTTATTTAGTGCATATGAAAAACGTTCTCCAAAATGAAAGTTTATATAGATACAAGTGCTTCTCATAACTATTTCTACGGTTCTACCATTAGTCcattattataagaaaattaataaggTTATTGGCGATATACATTGAATATTATTACTTATTAATCTCTCTATCTATGAAAATAACAATGGAGTAGATTGAATTAGGTGTTGACCAATTATTATTGCTAAAACCATAGTCTATAGCACGTCTCCGCATGAGTCGTTTTAAATAGAGTTTTTCCTCAGGGAAAAAACTAACCATACATTCGTTGATTACTGTGTACTAACTAATGTTTAAATAGCGTAACTAATAATATGTGGTATTATGACAGAATGTTGCATACATACGGTGTTAGTTAGTACAGTATTTCTTATAATCattacaattaaaatttggGACCCAGTAGCTAGATTGGTTGCCTTTAGTGactttaattagtttttagtCTTTTGGTATAATCTACTCACCAATCGAATAATTAAAGTAGATCTCATCTAAGATATAATTGCTTTTATACACAAGAAGATTAAATATACAActtttacaacaacaacaaaaaaagacgattaaatatacaaataatcGTGTAAGTTCTTCTacgacaaaaataatttccaCATACACAGACAAATTACTACAAGTTGTTCGAATGTGATTGTGCTAGTATgacatgatcatcatcatcatcatacacGCAAAAAACGATGTCGTCCTTATCATATCCTCTTTCACTTGCTTTCTAGACTCCTCTAGAAACTTCTCAAACGCATTTGTAATGTAATAGGAAGCATCTGCAACACAAGTTTCTTAACGTAATATGGACTCTAGGAGGGGTGACAACTGCACTTTCTTCTCAACCTGAATCGTGACAGGGTTGTGATGCTACAATGAATCAGAGACTTAGAATTGATCAAAAGTCTTATGGGAGTTATGcttgaaaattcaaattcaataattGTACATGATGAGTCGGGGTAAGAACGATAGTGGAAAGGAACACACGAAAtctttaaatgtttatttCAGTCATGGTATGAAAAATTTGAATCTAATCGCATATAATTacatatgtaaataatatCTCTCATTATTAGTTCATTTTAGTCAATTTAATATAGctgttgacaagaaaaaatgaaaaacaaataactagTTAGAGTAGATCTCAtctaacatataatttttatacaaGAATATCAAATGTGCAAATAATTGTGGAAGTTCTTATACAACGAAATTAAATATGCAAGAGACTAGtaaggttttctttttttttgtcttaaataAATTCCACCCACACACAAGAGAAGTGactacaaattattattataacatttATTCTCTTAGTCTCTTTCAATCATGGCGAATAAAGCAAGAGAATAACTTATTGAAAAAAGACGTTTGCGTTTTTGGTTGAGCAGCAGCATTTGATGCTTCTGAATGTGATTGTGGTGGTATCACaacatgatcatcatcatcatcaacgcAATAAACGATGTCGTTCTCATCACATCCTCTATCTCTTGCCTTTCTTGACTCTTCCAGAAACTTCTCAAACGCATTTGTAACGTATTTGGATGCATCTGCAACGCAAGTTTCTTTACATAGCTTGTGGATTAATTCTTCGTTTTTGTAGTCTCCTTTTAATCCCGCAGCCATTATAACGAGATCTTCTTGAAATTCGCTTAATTGTGCATTTTCTTTTGCCATTGTCCCTCTTAGTTTAATCGGAGTTGATAATGTttctatttaaagaaaaaaaactgaagttttagTCGATATTATCCTACCTAAATTgatagagaagatgaaagaaaaaaatgtaattaccAGGGCAATCTTGTCTTGGTGAGTCTCTCGTAATAACAGATTCAAAAGTGCCAGCCCATGAATCTCTCTTTGACAAGAAATCTTTGAGTTTGAAAATTGTCTTGACCGTTGCGGGAATTGACGAATGCTCATATTGTGACCTTGGGTACGGCCCATTTGGCCCATGAATAACTACACATTTTACCAAAATTGTCATTTACTTTGATTTAAACATTAATATCttgattagaaaatataagaCCACTAAATTTGATTAATGCCTATGACTAGTAATTATGTTCACCTGTGCCAGGCTCAATCCAAggagagatgaagaaagtCGGAACCCTAACACCGAGCCGGTTAAACTCAAAATTATATGGTGGAGGTCCCAAGATACCATCCGGATTAGGAACTCCGTCGACTGGAGTAGGTACATGGTCGTAAAATCCACCATGCTCGTCGTACgttatgataaataaaatctcaTTCCATTGAGGACTCGATCTCAATGCCTCGTAGACCTCTTTCACGAGCTTTTGACCCTCGGAGACATCGTGAGAAGGGTGATCGTCATTGGCTGGAGTTGACAATAGATCAAACCAACGTTGTTCGACCACGACGTAGTTGGGTAGCTTTCCTTCTTTGCAATCTTTCTTGAATTGTATTCCGTATTGGTGGAAATGTGTCAAATATTTCAGCTTTCTCAAATTCCTAAAAAGTAAACTAttaatacaattatatatatatatatatatatatattttgtatgatTATCCTTTTTACTATAAGATTtactttgtttatatatacgaCTATCTTAATGTTTTAATTAGAAGGTTTTACAATCTGCACAACGAAGGAAACTTGTTCATAAACTGAAACGAGTCTTGcagtttgatatatttattagatatccaaaacaaaagaataaccTTGATTTAACACCCATTATAAAATGATAGACGGAAATAGccaaaaagagacaaaatttaTACAATTCTTATAAAGCTAAAGATAACTAGATTAATTAATATCTGAATAAACGATTTCAATAGGAAAAGCAAATAAAACGTATATATTGTTGATAAAAATACCTATAAAAGAGAGTGGAAGGAGGGAATTGGTAGTAAATGCCAAAGCTAAAACCAGCTTCATCGAGAGACTCGAATATCGTCTTCTGTGGAAACCCTTCGAGTAGCAATTTCTTGTCGTTGCTCGTTGCTCCATGTGATGTTGCCGAGTGTACGTACAATCGGTTTGGCTGCGTCGACGCTGGAACCGACGCAAACCACCTGCCAAGTATACAATGTGAACCAAATTTGATTTAAACCGGGAAAACTATACTCAAAATTAAGATCAGGATGAACCGAACCGGCTTACCTATCACATATGGCGAAATTTTGAACCAACTCCTTGTAAACCGGCAAAGCATTCGGTTTAAATCCGTTCATAACCGCGGAGGACATccctttcttgtttctctcgGCGTTTTGAGCAAAACCGGACATGTTAGGATGACCCGGGTTTGGATCCGGTTTACCTGAATCCCATGGCTTACCAAACACTTGTTCGTAGATATCCTGAATGGAGTGACCTGGATCCGGGTTAACGTACTGAGACTGATCCCCGAAGACTACACGAAGAGAGTTTGTGTCGGATGACGAAACCGTGTTGGATTTGGGATCAGATTTCGTGACGCCGTCGATTTCCCGGTTTAGTTCTTTAAACCAGCCTAGGGTGTGGTCAAAAGAACGATTTTCTTGAACCAAAACGACGATGGTTTTGATCGGATACGATCCTGAACCGCCTTTGGTCGTCTCGATCATTccgtttcttttctttttcgaatGTTAAACGTTTTGGGTAGAAACAATTCGTGGGGGTTatacttatataaatatatacgtAGTGATCATTGGAGATTTGAAGAAGACGTAAACAGCAAATCATAAGTATGCACGTCGTCATGGGTTATTTATCCACTGAATTGGTATAACGTCAAATAAAGTTGGAGGGAAATAAAATCTTTACTAAATTTGTTAGGATAGTAATTGACGCAACTACCAGCACCCATAAGCTGgaaatttataatttgtgGCAAGGTTGATATTCTTACgacaacatttatttttaattacttgtGTTGAAATTGGTCTGTGTCAAGAATATTCACTTTTTCAAGACCATCTATGTAGTTCTTTCTAATTAGCTTGTATgttgattttatattaaaagtacattatatatatatatatagagagaattTTGTGTACTGTTAGCTATATCAAACTCACGACGCACTAGTTGTACAAacgttattttttctttgaatataatttaacattgttttcaaaaaaaaaaaaaaaaattgacgtTGAGACTTTACTTGTAACCTTCAGACAGACAAGAAACATGAGAAGAAAATTgtcaagaaaaacaagaacacacGTTACGGCAAAGAATATAAACGAGAATATGCGTATGATTCTATATCAACCAAAGAATATGCGAATACACATgggaaattaaataaagacaacaattatcgttttgatttaattttttctattaacAGTACATATTCCTTCCAAGTGATACTGATAccttttcataaaataaaataatactcGTGGTCgtgtgaaaaaaagaaacaagaattcGTATGATCTTCGATTCAAGGTGggatattaattaatttttagtGTACAATTTGTATTATGCTTGTAATTGTGACAGTCCACCAACCTATTTTTATTGTACCACGATAAATCTTTTTAGATTTCCTAAAACGTACTTGGTCTAAAATAGCGGTGTCCATTTATTACCGATCATTTTGTAGTGACGAAAGAGTAACTTGTACTCGAACAATTTTGTGACGTGCCATACAAGAATAGGAATACAAAGTCGCgcctaagttttttttttgtttttcgagTCTAGATCGTTTATGTTGGCATGTCCAGTCACAATTTTTATACGACTTATGTCAgcagttttgtttcttttgttctttttacgCCAGCATTTAGGTTCAATtactagaaaacaaattgaattcAATAGGGGCCATTTGATAGATCCACACTACTATTGACTCTTCACACAAAAactacataaaaaaaaactaaatgaaaatttcttataCAGTCCAGTAATCATGACAAACGAAGCAAATGTTTAACTTATTGAAAAAGACGATCAGATTTTAATTTGACCAAGGAGTAGCATGTGATGGCTCTGATTGTGATGGTGGTGGTTTCACAACattatgatcatcatcatcatcaacgcAAAAAACGATGTCGTTCTCATCACCTCCCCTTTCTCTTGCCTTTTTAGACTCTTCTACAAACTTATCAAACGCTTTCGTAACGTATTTAGAAGCATCTGAAACGCAAGTTTTTTTGCATAGTTTGTATAGCAATTCTTCGTTTTTGTAGTCTCCTTTTAAACCCGCAGCAACTATTACAAGCTCTTCTTGAAAGTCGCTCAATTCTGCATTTTCTTTTGCCACCGTCCCTCTCATTTTGACCGGATTTgacaatgtttctttttttttttaaaaaacgaagtatttattcaaaataatcaCAAATTTTGATAGAATTtattagaaatgaaaaaatgtaattacCAGGGCAATCTTGTCTTGGTGAGTTTCTCGTAATAACAGATTCAAAAGTGCCAGCCCACGAATCTCTCTTTGTCAAAAAATCtttgagtttgaaaattttcttgacCGTTGCGGGAATTGACGAATGCTCATATTGTGACATTAGGTACGGCCCATTTGACCCATGAAGAACTACacattttaccaaaaattGTCATTTAATTAACACATTAtagtataattaaattattgtcTACCACATACTTACCTGTGCCAGGCTCAATCCAAGGGGAGATGAAGAAAGTCGGAACCCTAACGCCGAGCCggttaaattcaaaattgtacGGTGGAGGTCCCAAGATACCATCCGGATTAGGAACTCCGTCGAGGGGAGTAGGGACATGGTCGTAGAATCCACCGTGTTCGTCATATGTTATAATGAATAAAATCTCATTCCATTGAGGACTCGATCTCAAGGCCTCGTAAACTTCTTTCACGAGCTTTTGGCCTTCGGAGACGTCATGTGATGGATGATCATCGTTAGCGGGATTCAACAATAGATCATACCAACGTTGTTCAACCACAACATAGTTCGGTAGATTCCCTTCTTTACAATCTTTCTTGAATTGTAGTCCGTAGTCGTGGAAACGTGTCAAATACTTGAGTTTTCTCAAATTCctgaaaaaccaaacacaaaagaatACTAATAAAGATTAATATCGCAAAGCAGTATATAATACTAAAATCTTTTGCAACTCGTAAAAGATTAAGATACCTATAAAAGAGAGTAGTAGGAAAACATTGGTAATAAATCCCAAAGGTAAAACCAGCTTCATCGAGTGACTCGAATATCGTCTTTTGTGGAAAACCTTCGATCAGTAATTTCCTCTCGTTGTTCGTTGTTCCGTGTGATGTTGCCGAATGTATAAACAATCGGTTTGGCTGTGTTGCACCCGGAACCGACGCAAACCACCTGTCCAATACATGAAATTTGCTATAAACCGGGATTTTGCTAGACAACCAATTTCCAATTCGGTTTTAGTTGGATGAACCGAACCGTTATACAGATGTAATTTATACAGGTCAAACGGTCTCACCTATCACATATAGCGAAATTTTGAACCAATTCCTTGTAAACCGGCAAAGCGTCCGGTTTAAATCCGTTCATAACCGCAGAAGACATCCCTTTCATCTTTCGCTCGGCGTTTTGGGCAAATCCGGACATTGTAGCTGGACCCGGGTTTGGGTCCGGGTGACCCGAATCCCATGGTTTACCGAACACTTGTTCGTAAATATCCCGAATGGAGTGACCTGGATTCGGGTCAACGTACTGAGACTGGTCGCCAAAGACGACGTTGTGGGAATTTAGGTCAGAGGAAAAACCCGGGTTGAATTTCTGGTCCGATTTCATGACTCCGTCAATTTCCCGGTTTAGCTCTTTGAACCAGCCAAGTGTGTGGTCGAAAGAACGATTCTCTTGAACCAAAACGACGATGGTTTTGATCGGATACGATTCTGAGCCTTTTTTCGTCTCGGCCAttctatttgttttccaaTTGAATTATTGATGAAAGTTTGAGAAGATCGTGGGTTTATAGTGCTTGACAAATTGAAGAGATAGATATTTACAAGTAAAAAGCAAATAAGAAATACGCATCATGCATGCTTATTGTCCTTTGAATTGGTATCACGTCAAGTAAAGTGCCCCATTTAAAGTTAGaagtaaatcaaaattataagcATCATATGCTTATTAGTTATGGATATTTTTCGTTCTCTCACATTTTGAGTCTATACAAATCTGGACAATTGAAGAATACCTCATCAAATCCCTATAAAATACTTAACATTTTACCCCAAAAATTACtataaatacattttactGAAAACTATTTCACACATTTTGGACTATGGTACCAATTTTGCTGTGCTTTTCTAAGTAGAAGCAGAAGTAATATTACCTTTATAGTCTAATGGAAATTCACCATATTTCTGCATTGTCTGTATAAGAGAATAAATTGCATAGATGTATTTTTCAGGACACAGTTTAATGAAGCAgcaaaatatgaatttatgattttgGATGACAATGAAAATACCTTTTCGATTCTCAGAGCATAATTGAGGACATCTAATAGCAACGTATATTACCCATCCCATCCCACTCCCACAAACATAGACTAGAAGAACATGGGCCAAAACATTTATGAAGGAAAAGACCTTGGTTAACAACAAGAGATCAATCGGTTGATTATCTATATCCAAAATGCAATAAAAATCAGACAGAACATCCCTCAACtaaaatcttcttcatcttcttcacaagaCTCTATGATACCTCTCATATACCATTGGACTATAATCTGCAGTAAATGAGGTTGCATATCCCTAACAGCCTTTTCTATGGTCTTTTCTGCGACTTCGACAATGGCTAATTTATCTTTGTGTCGGCAGTAGAAACTCAAAATTCTTCAAACTAGGATCTTCAAGTTCCACGTCAAAAAGGTTCCTAGGAGGTAGGTGGATGTgataatttatatacattaCACAACCACTTAGAAGAGCATTCATAACAAATATCTACATAATCAACGTAACGATGTCTCTAATGTTTTCCAACACAACACCATGTTTAAAATTAAGATGCACATAAGATGTACATAATTCTCCTATTCAGCTTTGCTCTCTAACATTTATTAGTCATCTATTCATCGAGCAGAAGAAAGCACAAAAAATGATGTAATTATTTACGAATTATAAATtaggaagaaggaaaaaagatcTTTCaagttaatttttgtaaaattgaaaattcattATATTCTCTCAAAATTGAACATTGTTTTTGAGGAAATCTTCTAAGGATTGTGAATTATTCAAAAGGCTTACCGACACAATATTCACATGTAGAAAGAATTCAGTGCTCTAGCCTTGGATATTagcaaaaaaatgtatattaaaactaaacaaaccacacaaagtttaaaatatgcatatatgttTTACGTTAATAATCTTTATCAATGCATATGAAAATTCGGAATATAAACAATA from Arabidopsis thaliana chromosome 3, partial sequence includes these protein-coding regions:
- the NPC3 gene encoding non-specific phospholipase C3 (non-specific phospholipase C3 (NPC3); FUNCTIONS IN: hydrolase activity, acting on ester bonds, Lysophosphatidic acid phosphatase activity; INVOLVED IN: cellular response to phosphate starvation, phosphate metabolic process, response to abiotic stimulus; LOCATED IN: vacuole, membrane; EXPRESSED IN: 12 plant structures; EXPRESSED DURING: 6 growth stages; CONTAINS InterPro DOMAIN/s: Phosphoesterase (InterPro:IPR007312); BEST Arabidopsis thaliana protein match is: non-specific phospholipase C4 (TAIR:AT3G03530.1); Has 2235 Blast hits to 2112 proteins in 404 species: Archae - 32; Bacteria - 1866; Metazoa - 0; Fungi - 127; Plants - 159; Viruses - 0; Other Eukaryotes - 51 (source: NCBI BLink).), with protein sequence MVEETSSGGGSSASPIKTIVVLVQENRSFDHMLGWFKELNPEIDGVSESEPRSNPLSTSDPNSAQIFFGKESQNIDPDPGHSFQAIYEQVFGKPFSDESPYPDPKMNGFVQNAEAITKGMSEKVVMQGFPPEKLPVFKELVQEFAVCDRWFSSLPSSTQPNRLYVHAATSNGAFSNDTNTLVRGFPQRTVFESLEESGFTFGIYYQSFPNCLFYRNMRKLKYVDNFHQYHLSFKRHCKEGKLPNYVVIEPRYFKILSAPANDDHPKNDVVEGQNLVKEIYEALRASPQWNEILFVVVYDEHGGYYDHVPTPVIGVPNPDGLVGPEPYNFKFDRLGVRVPALLISPWIEPGTVLHEPNGPEPTSQFEHSSIPATLKKIFNLKSFLTKRDEWAGTLDAVINRTSPRTDCPVTLPELPRARDIDIGTQEEDEDLTDFQIELIQAAAVLKGDHIKDIYPFKLADKMKVLDAARYVEEAFTRFHGESKKAKEEGRDEHEIVDLSKGSTRHSTPKSFVQKLFSCLICDN
- the NPC3 gene encoding non-specific phospholipase C3 → MVEETSSGGGSSASPIKTIVVLVQENRSFDHMLGWFKELNPEIDGVSESEPRSNPLSTSDPNSAQIFFGKESQNIDPDPGHSFQAIYEQVFGKPFSDESPYPDPKMNGFVQNAEAITKGMSEKVVMQGFPPEKLPVFKELVQEFAVCDRWFSSLPSSTQPNRLYVHAATSNGAFSNDTNTLVRGFPQRTVFESLEESGFTFGIYYQSFPNCLFYRNMRKLKYVDNFHQYHLSFKRHCKEGKLPNYVVIEPRYFKILSAPANDDHPKNDVVEGQNLVKEIYEALRASPQWNEILFVVVYDEHGGYYDHVPTPVIGVPNPDGLVGPEPYNFKFDRLGVRVPALLISPWIEPGTVLHEPNGPEPTSQFEHSSIPATLKKIFNLKSFLTKRDEWAGTLDAVINRTSPRTDCPGKIYSWLYSPY
- the NPC4 gene encoding non-specific phospholipase C4 (non-specific phospholipase C4 (NPC4); FUNCTIONS IN: hydrolase activity, acting on ester bonds, phospholipase C activity; INVOLVED IN: phospholipid catabolic process; LOCATED IN: plasma membrane; CONTAINS InterPro DOMAIN/s: Phosphoesterase (InterPro:IPR007312); BEST Arabidopsis thaliana protein match is: non-specific phospholipase C5 (TAIR:AT3G03540.1); Has 2107 Blast hits to 2050 proteins in 380 species: Archae - 32; Bacteria - 1750; Metazoa - 0; Fungi - 127; Plants - 153; Viruses - 0; Other Eukaryotes - 45 (source: NCBI BLink).), which encodes MIETTKGGSGSYPIKTIVVLVQENRSFDHTLGWFKELNREIDGVTKSDPKSNTVSSSDTNSLRVVFGDQSQYVNPDPGHSIQDIYEQVFGKPWDSGKPDPNPGHPNMSGFAQNAERNKKGMSSAVMNGFKPNALPVYKELVQNFAICDRWFASVPASTQPNRLYVHSATSHGATSNDKKLLLEGFPQKTIFESLDEAGFSFGIYYQFPPSTLFYRNLRKLKYLTHFHQYGIQFKKDCKEGKLPNYVVVEQRWFDLLSTPANDDHPSHDVSEGQKLVKEVYEALRSSPQWNEILFIITYDEHGGFYDHVPTPVDGVPNPDGILGPPPYNFEFNRLGVRVPTFFISPWIEPGTVIHGPNGPYPRSQYEHSSIPATVKTIFKLKDFLSKRDSWAGTFESVITRDSPRQDCPETLSTPIKLRGTMAKENAQLSEFQEDLVIMAAGLKGDYKNEELIHKLCKETCVADASKYVTNAFEKFLEESRKARDRGCDENDIVYCVDDDDDHVVIPPQSHSEASNAAAQPKTQTSFFNKLFSCFIRHD